ACTGAGTAGGCAAGTCTTAAGCTTGCTAACGGTGTTTGTAAAACTTTCTATTTCTGTGGCACCAAAATTAACAATCACCGTTTCAAAAAATAATTAGCCACGAACTAGATAATATTACAAGTCTGTGATGGATGGAAGTTTGAttagctttttaaaatacagttttgCTGAGAATTGTCTTGGTTAAACGGATTATGAGTTTGAGTAAACTGTTAGCGTTGGCTATAAGCTAGCACTCACTGCTACAACAGTCAATGGCAAATTAGCAACTGCTAATTCCTGTCATAACTAGACAGGAGAAACACCATGAAATGTCTTTTGTAGAGGCATTTGGTTTTCATTGACGGAAAAGCCTTTTTGAGGATCGAGCATTAAGCTAGCAGGCCAGCATCCTTCACTGTTCTTTTCCCGCCAAGATTACCCTTTTGTGTGCCCATTAAAAACAATCACACAACCCAATTTATGACAACCTAAATAACAATGCAACAACAAATTCCGAGTGAATATAACATCTTTGTGTCCAGAACTGTTAACTGACAGACTGGCTTCGGCATTAGCCATGTTAGCTAACCGGCTACATGGCTCCGGTCTGAGCAGAATGGTATGTTCCATATAAGCACAATTGGATGAAATTTACAAGCAAAGGATAATGAGAGCGACGATTGTCTGGTCCCTGATGATTCCAGTTTTAGAAATTGTAACGGACCAAAACATTTAACAAGAGAAATGTTTGGTATTTGCAGTTTTAGATGTATTAGCCATATTAGTGCTAAACTCTGGTCCATGGCCTGCGCTTGCCTTCATTCTGGTCCATACATGCCATTTAAAGAGAGTGATGTTCTAAAAAAGCAGTTAGTCATGCCACAGCAACTTCCCAGTTACTGATGCGACCACATTTCTCCAGAATAATTAGGTGAACCAATTTTTAGGCCCAAACTGGTCCAAAACAATGGCTTGGAATATCACTCAAAAGTACCTGCTTTGATGTATCTGGGGAAGCAAAATGGTGACACAAACGCAAGACATTGTTAGTTATTAGTCTTTTTCAATCTTATGGATGGACGCTGCTTAATTCTGTGGGGTGCAGAAATATGTTTGTGACCCACAGTAATAATTCTGTGGCGTTGAAAAGTAGTTactgtgatgatgatggtggtagTTGTTCTGCGGGGTGGAGTAGTAGTTGTGATGGTGGGGATTGTGACTCTGAATGTTTCCGTAGGCAAAGAGGAGGGGGGCCGTGGAAGACGGCGGTTGCTGGGCCGACGCAACACCCGCAGCTAGAGTCCCGTTACGTTGGATGGAGCCATACCAACTGGATGTACCCAGCTGGGGAGTGGTGgagaggagactgagagaaggaTTGAAAGGAGGTgttaaagaaaagagagaagggagaggagGATAAGGAAAAGACACCTCAATCAAAAGTCATTTTAGTAGTCGAGGTATTGATCTTCCAATACAAAGCTTAAAAGACTATTTGTGCTTGGGTATGTGCCCACCTGGTCCGATCAGTCCTACTATTGATGCTTCTTGACAGGTCGTCGTCACTATCGTACCGTTGAGGGTTGTCAAAGAAATATGCTCTGGAGCTGAAACTGTGGCTGTTGATCATCCCTCCTGGAGTCTGAGAGTTGTAGAGATGTTAAAGCTTCATAATACTTTACAGTTTACAGTTTTGTCTGATGGATTATTGCTGGCATTTATACTTTTAACACGTTATTTTACCAGGTTTTGGTTGGGTCTCTGGACTCTGAAGAAAACCACCACTAAACTTGTAGGAAGCAGCTCCCAGAAGAACagaatgatcccaaacacaacGTAGGCTTCCCCGCTGATCTCCTGCACATCAgcctgtaacacacacacaaacgcagtgTATGATGCGTTATATTCATTACCAGAATCTTGAACACACTAAACAACTGAACAAACAGGTCAGCATGTGTGCTTTTTCATCGTATGACTGCACATATTATATCTTACACTATCAACGCTGCTTGTCTCATGAGTATGGCAGCCTTAAAAGATAATTCCACATTTTGGGAAGTAAGGTTATTGGCATTCTtcctgagagttagatgagaaaatgGTTACCATTCTCATGTCTGCGCACTACTTAGTAGTTAGAATCAGGTGCGATTAGCTTAGCTTGGCCTGGAAGCAGGGAGAAACAGCAAACAACTATTTAATAATgctaaatttaaaaagaaaagtgtgtgtatttcttacTATGATGTAAACTAAGTTACTATATGTTACATAAAAACGGGTCAATGCATGGTCCACACACTTATAGACGCATGCTCAGGGAAGGGACAGAATAATGTTGATGTgtccgggttggctcagtggtggagcaggcgcacatatactgagaggtttgtgCCTTGACGcggaggtccagggttcgagtccgacctgtggcgatttcctgcgtgtcttcccccttctctctcccctttctcacctagctgtcctatcaattaaaggcagaaaagccttctcaacatttttatatatacagtgccttgcgaaagtattccctctttgaacgtttcgaccttttgccacatttcaggcctcaaacataaagatataaaactgtaatttttgtgaagaatcaacaacaagtgggtcccaattatgaagtggaacgaaattattggctatttcaaacttttttaacaaataaaactgaaaagtggagtgcaaaattattcagcccctttactttcagtgcagcaaactctctcagagttcagtgaggatctctgaatgatcaatgttgacctaaatgactaatgatgataaatagaatccagctgtgtgtaatcaagttccgtataaatgcacctgctctgtgatagttcagaggtccgtgtaaagagAGAGATCATGAAGAACAAaaacaccaggcaggtccgagatactgttgtggaagtttaaagcggttggatacaaaaagatttcccaagctttaaacatcccaaggagactgtgcaagcgatatatgaaatggaaggagtatcagaccactacaaatctagagaccggccgtccctctaaactttcagctcatacaatgagaagactgatcagagatgcagccaagaggcccatgatcactctggacgAATACGAgaatctacagctgaggtgggagactctgtccataggacaacaatcagtcgtatactgcacaaatctggcctttatggaagagtggcaagaagaaagccatttcttaaagatatccataaaagtgtcgtttaaagtttccgcaaagccacctgggagacacaccaaacatgtggaagaaggtgctgtggtcagatgaaaccaaaatcgaacttttggcaacaatgcaaaacgttatgtttggcgaaaagcaacacagctcatcaccctgaacacaccatccccactgtcaaacatggtggtggcagcatcatggtttgggcctgctttttctctgagcagggacagggaagatggttaaaattgatgggaagatggatggagccaaatacaggaccattctggaagaaaacctgatggagtctgcaaaagacctgagactgacggagatttgtcttccaacaagacaatgatccaaaaataaagcaaaatctacaatggaatggttcacaaataaacatatccaggtgttagaatggccaagtaaagtccagacctgaatcatCGAATCTGTGGAAGAACtgaaactgctgttcacaaacgcttccATCCAACCACGGAGCTCTCgcgttttgcaaggaggaatgggcaaaaatgtcagtctctcgatgtgcaaaactgatagagacatacccgccgacttacagctgtaatgcagcaaaaggtggcgctacaaagtattaacttaaggggctgaataattccaatatttcagttttatttgtttggtTTGAATATCTAAATTctacttcatgattgtgtcccacttgttgttgattcttcacaaaattacatttatattttatgtttgaggccCGATGTGGCAAAAGGAAGTAAAATTACTTGCAAGGGTATATAATGTTGAGATGTTAGATTGACAGATTAAAGAAATCATTTAATATGTCACACAGTAGGTGTTTGTTGGTGTTTcatgtcacatacacacacaccccctttaAAATGGGCTGTCTGTCTCAAGGCCTGAGCCATGATATAggtcaggacacacacacgtggTTATTTATAGCCAAACAAAGCCCTTTACCCTACTACGCACTGCTTTCCCAAATCTCCCAAAATGGATTGTCCACATTCTCGTCACTGGTTGTCTggctaaataaaagcatgttttcCATCTAAAACAGAACACACTTGGTGCAGTACCTGATCAGAAACGCTGTACCAGCCGTAGTTGAAGGGACTGGGTCTGTCCTGTGGGCACAGGGCCACCACCACCAGGTTATAACAGGCTCTGGATGTGTAGAGCAGGATCACCATGGCTCCTACTGCTGTAGCTTGGCACACTGATGTTCCCTGGTGGAAGAGTTACTGTGCTTTATTACAATTCATGCATCAGTCGGCTATTGGCCTGTAATTGAATGTCAGATATGGGCCACAGATGTGATCCACCAAATGACTGAGGCCTCTGTGACCAAAATGACAAACTACAGGCCAGAAATTGAGTTTTGAGGGACATAAACATGTctactagcctgacaagccagacccacatcaagatgttggccCTGGcttcaaattacatttgctgatttctagatttctaggctacattATGATAAAAATCATGATTCACCATTACTGCCAGTATTGCtggttatttaaaataaaaatgtgccaaTAAACTGAACAAATTGCAAAAGTAACGCATGAAAAGCATTTAATATCCCAAGACGTAAATCTCCCTGTCTGCTCAGAGTGCAGTATTAGTTCTAAGCCTCTGGTGATCTGGTCAGAGGTCTGGATTTTAATAAGATGGTGGACAGTTTTGCACAGAAATTGGTGAGTAAGAAATgcctacataaataaataacatacaatAACATGTGAGATACAGCTAGTGTCTGGTATATTTTGATATTAAGCCACAGGAAGTTCATGCTAATGTTACTAATTTCCAGAATGAGTGTGTCTTGTTTGCAGCAGGCAAACAGCAGGAGTTTTATATTTGCTAACGCTATTTTGCTTATGCTAATGTTATTTGTGTGAAGGGCTTCTCCAACAAAATAATATTGGTGTTCATTTTGGCTCAACACAAAGCAGTAGCAGTATAAGAACTTTGCCTGAGTAAATGAATTGCCGCATGCGTGTCTTTATTCCTACCTTGGACTCCAGGTAAACGTTGGCAGAGGACATCTTGGCGATCTTAAAGATGCAGACGGCCAGAGAGACAGCACACAGGACAAACAGACTGTCGTTGATCAAGACCCGGGCCAGGACCGCATGTCTGATACCCCCATCACTGGGCACATAAAGGTTATTAACTTAGGACACTCAAGTAAAACTGTTCTGCGGGGGCTAAATGTGACATTATTGTAATATTTGTTTACCTCGGTGGTTCAGAGCGCTGCAGAGCTCCTTGCACTAACAATGCACAAGTTAAATTCACCACCAGAAAGAATATACTGACACACAGGAAGAACAAACGCAGAGGAAccctggagagagaaagaagaaaatacaGAGGATGGCAAAACAATGTGACTTTATTCATAAACAACTAATTAAAATGCATGGTGTCGAAGCTGCAAaccaactgtgtgtgtgagagagagaaaagagagtgtGGTTGTGGAAAGGAAGGAGGGTAGCTGTTAAAATCATAAAACCATATTCTGAATTTCTGTCTTCAACCAGAAAGTATAAAAAGAGTTTTGCATGTTATTAGATGTAGGTATAGACAGTTCCCTTAAGAATAATTTCTGATAAAAATGTCACGACAAATTGGAAACGGCAAGTTACATAAGAAATAATAACGATAAAGGGCAGACTTACTTGTATTTGGTGAGCTCTGGTGAATACTTGGCTTTTGCCTTAAACATCACCTAAACAaagaaaagtataaaaatatcatcacacacatacagtgatgTACATGGGATACATATTTACATAGTCATGTTCATAATCCCAGTATGgtatttaaacatttcacatttaagaTACGATAGAAGGAAAGAGAGCAAAGGAAGGTGTTTTTTTAGGAGAAGAGTGTGAACTTAACAGAGCCTGAGGAAATTCCTGTGTGTCACTGAagtacacaggcacacacatgctTATGAAGCATATATTCAAACAGGACAAGAAAAACAAGAGGGCCGAGTAAGACTCCACACTATAAtagtgtgtatgtatacacacagaATTATTTGTTTGAGAATAATCATAGGAATATgctagtataaaaaaaaaaaaactacagtaatCATGTAGTACACTATTGGAAAATTCAATTTAAAGAATCGTTTGTAGAAAAATAACCACATGAAAACGTCTGGTTTTGGCTAATCCACTGAATTAAATACCTGACCTACTTCATCTAACTGATGTAAATTTAATATTCATGAAGCAGTCCTGCTCGATGATTTGCGACATAGCCCAGAATACACTTGTATCAAGTCAGAGCTCCCAGCAGCCTCTACACAGTGAGTTTAATTTGCCTTCCTAGAGGAGGCACTAATTAGTATATGAGAACATATGCTGTTGGCTCTTAAAATAAAGTGTAATTTGGCCTGTTACTAGCTATGATAATTATAGTATGGTATAtatgaaaataatcaaataaatagtGAAGACAATCCAACAAAAACTACCTATTATGTATCAGCTGCTAACATGCTAGCAGTAAAAACATCAGGTTTATCCTATCTGTCAGACTCAGATTAATGAGGATAATGATTCCTTTTTGATATTATATGATAGCTGCCGTAGCCACAGAGGTCTGGTATTATTGTTTAACATGGTCAACACTGAGtttaaacacacacgcacataaacACTCAGccttttgtgtgtgaatgtaggCCAGTAGGAGGTAATTTGTAACCTAGAAATGAAGCAACCAGCCAACAGAACATGACCGGATTACATACTTTACGTACACCATTGTGTGCCTCAAAATCTAAAGAAAATGTAGCTAAATCACCTTTTTCTTTCAGTAGAGATTGAGAAAGCTTGAAACTGAACATTaccattattattttctgtagtGAGAAGGAGCTAAAATGCACTAAGGGTGGGGGGGAAGTAAATCACAGGTCAGGAGTTATGCCTGACTCATcaaaaaacactacacacaagtATTTCCACACaagcgcgcgtgtgtgtgtgtgtgtgtgtgtgtgtgtgtgtgtgtgtgtgtgtgtgtgtgtgtgtgtgtgtgtgtgtgtgtgtgtgtgtgtgtgtgtgtgtgtggtcagacaGCAGGCTGTGTCACAGTGGCATGATGCTATATCAGTGTTCTGCTCATGCCAGTTATCCCTTTCAGTGAGTTCAACATTAAACAGCGCTGATCAGCACTAATGCAGGAACTGTGTTGTGACATTGGTTGAAGTAATTATTAATCAAACTTTGCTAAAAGACAGATTTTCTGTGGCTGTGCTCGGGGAGACCTGAAGCAAATTGTAGGTGCTTTATGCACTTTAAGCACACGTATAACAACTAAAACCAAAAATTAGGAGAATATAAATCAATAACTTGATCAGCTATTTTGTTAACCGAAAAATCATTTCAGACATTTGTCAAGGACAAGTGCAAAtgttctctggttccagcttcacaACTATGAAGCTTGGTGCATTACTTTGTGATATATAGTAGTAAATAGAATATCTTTGTGGCTTGGTCTGCTGGTTGaataaaacaagcaatttgaatgAGTCCCATTCAATGAATGAGACATATAATCCTTAAATGCAGCCCTAATGTAGACTTTGATCAGTCAGTGAGGCCACTTTCATTTACCCCTACACTAATTTAAATGCAGAGCAGTCTCATAGATTAATTACAGTTGAAGACAATGGTTCCTGGCCTTATTGGCTTGTGTCCCCTTTAAACCAAAGGTTTATCACAGATCTAATACGTCTAGGAGATGATGAAATGTAACTTCTTCTAGAAGAAATATGCTTTTGAGTTTCTTCTATTTCATTTAGCATCTTGGGGCACCTAATGTTTATCTTGTGAACCCTTTGAGGGGTCCTGACCTCAAAGTTGGGAACCACTACTTTtcccaactcctgagggaaatatcagtctctttagctgctaaaagctccactttgttcaccagctagccgccaactgtgtctgtctgctgtttgttgCTGAGCAAGTGGCGTACAGCAGGTTTATCTTTGCTTTTGTCATCAGAGCCCTTTCCCTGAAAATACTGTAGCTGCCTGTTAATATAACTGAGACTCTAAAAGCAATTCATTTCACTACACATGCTGATTGAGCAAGTGATGCAGCAGGATGGTCAAAGTTTCTACtgcggggaaaaaaaaatatgaatgtgatCTATTACTGAGGTCTGACTCGGCTAGACACAAAACCACAAGTAAGAAAAGTGTGTTCGTTGCGCTGGCCAGTCATATGGTCTTCTTAACATAGATAGATTTCAACCAATAATGACATGGAAGAACAACATTTGGTTAGGAATGGTGGAAAGGAAAAAGGCAGCTGTTTCCACCATCCCTGTGGTGTAAGTCAGTTTTGCTGCTTTAATGCAAAGTAGCACAACAACCAAAGAAAAGGAAGACGTTCATTTTTATTCAAAGGGAGTTTAGTTTGCATGCTTTAACTGGTCGCAGATCAGCTGATGGGTGACAGTGTTCAGTATTCAGCAGTCATATGACACCCTTGGCTTCATTATGTCCACTCAGCCAGTTTAACAAGCTTTTTTCTGACACCCCTTTATGTGACTGAGATACAATTTCCTTTGAAGCAGTGATTTAACTGTGGTGGTATTAACAACTGAAAGTCCCAAAGTGTGGGGATGTTTAAAGTGCCAGTGTAGGTGTTTTCTGGAACAAACAGGTCTTTGACATTTGGAGTGGGCAGGTGTTAACTGACCAGCTGGGTCCCTCTCGTTCTTTCATACACACCATGCGCACACACAGTATGTGAGAACATGCCGCTGCTGACAGGGTCATTTGCTTGAGTCTCTCGTCCACTTATTGAATGAAACGCATCAAAGGATGCTGGGACTTGGTGAGACACATGCTTTTACTGGGAGAGCTCTAACCCCCGGACATGAACTGATTCGCAGAGCTTTCAAACCAACCGCAACCTAAATAGGCTGCCAGTCAACCATCTGTACTATGGAACATGTAGGCCGATGGTGACCACATTTACCCATTTGTGAAAGAAGAAATGTTGGCTATTACATAAACACATTAAGCAACAACTTGGGTTTAAAGTTACTTCTTACTGAGAGTtcgatgagaagattgatacctcTCTCGTCGTCTGTCCATCGAGTATGAAGCTAGAGCCGTGAGACGGCtggcttagcttagcattaagactggaaATTGGGGAACAGCTAGCCTTGCTTTGTCTAAAGGTAACCAAATACACTTAGCAGCacatctaaagctcactaactCATGTTGTATGTATCTCATTTCTTTCGCACAGGGGGCAATGTGCTGGACTATTTCATAGCCGAGTGCAACTTCCTGGAGTCCCTGCCGGTTGCCTGGAAACCTCACAGTGATGACGAGACTCAATGTTGACACAATGTCCAACTACTTATTCAAGGTTATGTGTTATTTCCAAATAACCACACTGCTTTGACACAGAGGCCTCATACCTAATCTAAAATTAAAAATCCCAAATACTCATTCGATTTTATtccagggctgcaactaatgattatttaacATTGTCAACCAGTTAATCATATAGGGccataaaatatcagaaaataatgaaaaatgtcaaacatatCCAACGAGCACCGTCAATGCCtcatgggagttgtagtttttttgttaGTTCTTTGCTAAAATGACAACTGGCATGTGTTTACCGCAAATTCAGTGTGACAAATTGTGATAAATTGTTGTTAAATCAGTTCACTTTTTTACTAGTGTATACTATACAGGGTGGTGGGTGACAAGGAAATGAAGACCTTGGCTTGGAATAATAGGAATCCAACAAAGGAGTCAATAGAAGTGTGTTAAATGTGTAATCACATAAATACAATGAACACAAAACTGCAATGTCAGCTGTTTTATTAAATCaggtcacacagacacacagacacacaaatgtaGTCCTACCTGGGTGAAGTAGAGGTTGAGTAGGCAGAGTGTGAAGAACTGCAGGCAGACGGGGCAGCAGTAGAGCAGCCAGTAGGCCAGAGGCTGCAGCTGGTTGGCctgcattacatttttaaagtagAAAGAGAAGAGTGTTGTCCTCAGCGCTGCCCAcagcaaacacagaaacaaaaacacactttgGTAGCTGAAGCGCTTGTGTCCGTAGTGCAAAATGAGCCAGAGCTGCAGGTAAACGAAAACAAACAGGAATGAGTAGAGGACGATGTAGACGGTAGTTAGACTGAGCTCCAGTGTTGGGGAGATTGCAGCTCCAGATGACTCCTTCAGTGAGGTAAACAAATGGGAATTAACCTCCTCTCCTGCCGAAAACATCTCCACTGACGGCTCGCACTAACACATGGGATGCTGTGAAGGCGAAAACACTAAAACTTGGTCAGACCTGGGCTAAATTGACAGTGGATGACAGAAATATAAGGGTATTCGGGTGAAAAATTGCGATTAAAGCGGTTTATTCTGAAAAGAAGTGGCATCATTGAAGCTGCGCTGGTGTTTAAATCCGATACTGGACTGGAAAAACGCGTTGAAGTGTAAAAAAACGCTAGGTTAAAAATAaccagaaagagagaaagaaaacaagaagTCACCCTGTGAATCTCTGCAAAGCTGTTCTctgcaaaaaaacaatttaaggGGGCTCCAGATCAGCTGTGATGCAGGTTTAGACACGCCCCCGTAGCTCTCATTTAAAACTGAAACTAGCGCTTCGAAGGCCACCATCTTGGCTTAACACCAGGCTCATTTTCTTGGGAAACAGCTGACTCCGGAGCCACAGATTCTAGCCAGTTTCCTAGCTAAATCACCCAAGTCCTCACACCCACTTTCTTAATCGCTGTGTCATTGGCTCATCCTACCGCCCAACCTCCATAGCTTTCTCACTCCATTAGTTTATGATGATGTCAGATGTGGCAGTGCCCGCCCCTCTGTGTGCTTGTGATTGGACATTTCTATAAGTCAAAACTGTTCCCTGATCGTATTGGCCATAAGGAAGCAAATAGGCGTATCTCGCAGAGAAAAACCATACTGTCTAAGAGAAAAACGCGTCAAAACAATTTGCAAACATTTACGTCAAGTTAATGAGCGATAACCACAGTTGCAGAAAAGTGGTgttgccttcaaaataaaagcttaaaTAGTTGGCGTGCacgtagtctcgctttgcctaGCGTGCACGGAACAGCCACCTTTTGGGAATACAATTAGAACAACTGTAAAACAGCTGTATTATCATCAGCTAGCTACACATTCTTACAGTATATTTCCCGTGTTTATTATGAAAGTGGTATGCACTACTCAAAACGTCTTAacaagtattttattttaaaacaataacagGAAGTACTGTTTTAACTCCACTAGCTTGACACTGTTTTGCGAAAAGAGCGTCATTCTCTCAagacacatttttcaaattGTATTGTGAAGCTTGGTGAAAAATAACCTTCCTTTTTCAGTGGTTTAACGTTAATTTACATCTTCCACTGACATATGCCGAGATGTAGCTTTTAAATTCGTAGCGGtttacgttagctagctagccaaaTAAAGCCATGGACAACCATCCAACAGTAGGCAGCTAACAAGCCTAGCTAATGAACCAGCCAACGTTAGCATTAACATTCCTAACTAAAGCAGAAAGCGCCATTTTTTGACTTTCTTCGGGATTAACACTCGTAGGATAAGCTGCTGCTTATAATTAGCGTCATAATGTCTTTATCTCCTTTCACCCCGGTTTTAACTGCGGTTTGTAACGTTTTTGCCACTTGGAAAGACAAAAGTTGAACATTAACCCCTCCTCGACTTTCTCAGGTAACGAGCTTGCATCTTTCTCTTACAGCTTGCTCATTTCAACACTATTACATAATGCAGGTCATGTGAATTAATAGTGAGTGTTCATATTGTTACCCTTCATTGGTTTGTTTGGGATCATTTCCATCATCACTGTCTACATGTCTTTGACAGTTATACACAGACAGTATAGTTATTTTCTGTTTATTCATCGAAGCTAATACCAATTCTGCATTCCCCCTCCC
The genomic region above belongs to Perca fluviatilis chromosome 24, GENO_Pfluv_1.0, whole genome shotgun sequence and contains:
- the gpr137c gene encoding integral membrane protein GPR137C isoform X2; its protein translation is MFSAGEEVNSHLFTSLKESSGAAISPTLELSLTTVYIVLYSFLFVFVYLQLWLILHYGHKRFSYQSVFLFLCLLWAALRTTLFSFYFKNVMQANQLQPLAYWLLYCCPVCLQFFTLCLLNLYFTQVMFKAKAKYSPELTKYKVPLRLFFLCVSIFFLVVNLTCALLVQGALQRSEPPSDGGIRHAVLARVLINDSLFVLCAVSLAVCIFKIAKMSSANVYLESKGTSVCQATAVGAMVILLYTSRACYNLVVVALCPQDRPSPFNYGWYSVSDQADVQEISGEAYVVFGIILFFWELLPTSLVVVFFRVQRPNQNLTPGGMINSHSFSSRAYFFDNPQRYDSDDDLSRSINSRTDRTSLLSTTPQLGTSSWYGSIQRNGTLAAGVASAQQPPSSTAPLLFAYGNIQSHNPHHHNYYSTPQNNYHHHHHNTSKQVLLSDIPSHCFGPVWA
- the gpr137c gene encoding integral membrane protein GPR137C isoform X4, which gives rise to MFSAGEEANQLQPLAYWLLYCCPVCLQFFTLCLLNLYFTQVMFKAKAKYSPELTKYKVPLRLFFLCVSIFFLVVNLTCALLVQGALQRSEPPSDGGIRHAVLARVLINDSLFVLCAVSLAVCIFKIAKMSSANVYLESKGTSVCQATAVGAMVILLYTSRACYNLVVVALCPQDRPSPFNYGWYSVSDQADVQEISGEAYVVFGIILFFWELLPTSLVVVFFRVQRPNQNLTPGGMINSHSFSSRAYFFDNPQRYDSDDDLSRSINSRTDRTSLLSTTPQLGTSSWYGSIQRNGTLAAGVASAQQPPSSTAPLLFAYGNIQSHNPHHHNYYSTPQNNYHHHHHSNYFSTPQNYYCGSQTYFCTPQN
- the gpr137c gene encoding integral membrane protein GPR137C isoform X3; protein product: MFSAGEELWLILHYGHKRFSYQSVFLFLCLLWAALRTTLFSFYFKNVMQANQLQPLAYWLLYCCPVCLQFFTLCLLNLYFTQVMFKAKAKYSPELTKYKVPLRLFFLCVSIFFLVVNLTCALLVQGALQRSEPPSDGGIRHAVLARVLINDSLFVLCAVSLAVCIFKIAKMSSANVYLESKGTSVCQATAVGAMVILLYTSRACYNLVVVALCPQDRPSPFNYGWYSVSDQADVQEISGEAYVVFGIILFFWELLPTSLVVVFFRVQRPNQNLTPGGMINSHSFSSRAYFFDNPQRYDSDDDLSRSINSRTDRTSLLSTTPQLGTSSWYGSIQRNGTLAAGVASAQQPPSSTAPLLFAYGNIQSHNPHHHNYYSTPQNNYHHHHHSNYFSTPQNYYCGSQTYFCTPQN
- the gpr137c gene encoding integral membrane protein GPR137C isoform X1 produces the protein MFSAGEEVNSHLFTSLKESSGAAISPTLELSLTTVYIVLYSFLFVFVYLQLWLILHYGHKRFSYQSVFLFLCLLWAALRTTLFSFYFKNVMQANQLQPLAYWLLYCCPVCLQFFTLCLLNLYFTQVMFKAKAKYSPELTKYKVPLRLFFLCVSIFFLVVNLTCALLVQGALQRSEPPSDGGIRHAVLARVLINDSLFVLCAVSLAVCIFKIAKMSSANVYLESKGTSVCQATAVGAMVILLYTSRACYNLVVVALCPQDRPSPFNYGWYSVSDQADVQEISGEAYVVFGIILFFWELLPTSLVVVFFRVQRPNQNLTPGGMINSHSFSSRAYFFDNPQRYDSDDDLSRSINSRTDRTSLLSTTPQLGTSSWYGSIQRNGTLAAGVASAQQPPSSTAPLLFAYGNIQSHNPHHHNYYSTPQNNYHHHHHSNYFSTPQNYYCGSQTYFCTPQN